A genomic segment from Phragmites australis chromosome 6, lpPhrAust1.1, whole genome shotgun sequence encodes:
- the LOC133921042 gene encoding UDP-glucuronate 4-epimerase 1-like translates to MRVLDEEFFPSTPGKVKIERAGAMNRQLHRCFASTSTMFLWALFLVAMTASYLSFQSFVDTSSKYFAASWGGLHWERQIRASAAPRRPPGSASGAGMSVLVTGAAGFVGTHCSLALRKRGDGVVGIDNFNSYYDPSLKKARKALLASHGVFVVEGDINDGRLLAKLFDVLPFTHVLHLAAQAGVRYAMENPASYVHSNIAGLVTLLEACKDADPQPAIVWASSSSVYGLNDKVPFSEVDRTDQPASLYAATKKAGEEITHTYNHIYGLSITGLRFFTVYGPWGRPDMAYFSFTRNILQGKPITVYRGKDHVDLARDFTYIDDIVKGCLGSLDTAGKSTGTGGKKRGPAPYRIFNLGNTSPVTVPNLVSILEKHLLVKAKKNVVEMPGNGDVPFTHANITLAREQLGYKPTTNLNAGLKKFVKWYLSYYGYTAGSKNLRQ, encoded by the coding sequence ATGCGGGTGCTGGATGAGGAGTTCTTCCCCTCCACCCCCGGGAAGGTGAAGATCGAGAGGGCGGGCGCCATGAACCGGCAGCTGCACCGCTGCTTCGCGTCCACCAGCACCATGTTCCTCTGGGCGCTCTTCCTCGTCGCCATGACCGCGTCCTACCTCAGCTTCCAGTCATTCGTCGACACCTCTTCCAAGTACTTCGCCGCCTCCTGGGGCGGCCTGCACTGGGAGCGGCAGATCCGCGCGTCCGCCGCGCCGAGGAGACCTCCCGGGTCGGCCTCCGGGGCGGGGATGTCGGTGCTGGTCACCGGCGCGGCGGGGTTCGTGGGCACGCACTGCTCCCTCGCGCTCCGCAAGCGCGGCGACGGCGTCGTCGGCATCGATAACTTCAACTCGTACTACGACCCCTCACTCAAGAAGGCGCGCAAGGCGCTGCTCGCCTCCCATGGGGTGTTCGTCGTCGAGGGCGACATCAACGACGGCCGCCTCCTCGCCAAGCTCTTCGACGTCTTGCCGTTCACGCACGTGCTCCACCTTGCCGCGCAGGCCGGTGTGCGCTACGCCATGGAGAACCCGGCATCCTACGTGCACTCCAACATCGCCGGCCTCGTCACGCTCCTCGAGGCCTGCAAGGACGCCGACCCGCAGCCGGCCATCGTCTGGGCGTCGTCCTCCTCCGTCTACGGCCTCAACGACAAGGTCCCATTCTCGGAGGTCGACCGCACCGACCAGCCGGCCTCCCTCTACGCGGCGACCAAGAAGGCCGGCGAGGAGATCACCCACACGTACAACCACATCTACGGCCTCTCCATCACCGGCCTCCGCTTCTTCACCGTTTATGGGCCCTGGGGCCGACCGGACATGGCCTACTTCTCCTTCACCCGCAACATCCTGCAGGGGAAGCCCATCACGGTGTACCGTGGCAAGGACCACGTTGACCTGGCACGCGACTTCACCTACATCGACGACATCGTCAAGGGCTGCCTCGGCTCCCTCGACACGGCCGGCAAGAGCACCGGCACCGGCGGCAAGAAGCGCGGGCCGGCGCCCTACAGGATCTTCAACCTCGGCAACACCTCGCCCGTCACGGTTCCCAACCTGGTGTCCATCCTGGAGAAGCACCTCCTCGTGAAGGCCAAGAAGAACGTGGTCGAGATGCCCGGCAATGGCGACGTGCCCTTCACCCACGCGAACATCACCCTCGCGAGGGAGCAGCTCGGGTACAAGCCGACCACCAATCTCAACGCCGGCCTGAAAAAGTTTGTCAAGTGGTACCTCTCCTACTACGGCTACACCGCGGGATCGAAGAACTTGCGACAATAA